Proteins co-encoded in one Flavobacteriaceae bacterium MAR_2009_75 genomic window:
- a CDS encoding D-amino-acid dehydrogenase codes for MSKNIVIIGGGIIGLSSAYYLQKEGHQVTVIDKSDITSGASFVNAGYITPSHIVPLASPGMIAKGIKMMFNSASPFYMKPRWDTEFFKWAWHFHKSSTHAKVDKAIPVIKDINLLSRELFSEIKASNDLGSFQLERKGLLMLYKTKNAYDHEKAVARKANDLGLEVSELDKKQLERIEPNVKINAEGAIHYECDWHTTPTQIMPKMLQYLKDVGVVVKINEEVLNIETNNAMVKKIITSKGSYLTDELVLAAGSWSGRIAKQLDLKLSLQGGKGYRINVKRNTGINMPAILMESKMAVTPMVGFTRFAGTMEFSGNNAFIRKERVEAIAAGAKRFYPDLEITQEEKESAKTGLRPVSPDGLPYIGKSSKFKNLTFATGHAMMGWSLGPATGKLVSEVIDEKKTSMDISAFNPNRKF; via the coding sequence TTGAGCAAGAATATTGTAATTATTGGAGGTGGTATTATCGGGCTGAGTTCAGCTTATTATTTACAAAAAGAAGGACATCAGGTCACGGTAATCGATAAGTCGGATATCACCTCAGGAGCTTCTTTCGTTAATGCCGGTTATATAACTCCCAGTCATATAGTACCATTGGCTTCGCCCGGTATGATTGCCAAGGGCATAAAAATGATGTTTAATTCTGCCAGTCCGTTTTATATGAAACCCCGTTGGGATACTGAATTTTTCAAGTGGGCATGGCATTTTCATAAATCATCGACTCATGCCAAGGTAGATAAAGCGATACCGGTTATAAAGGATATTAATCTGCTGAGCAGAGAATTATTCTCTGAAATTAAAGCTTCTAATGATTTGGGTAGTTTTCAATTGGAGCGTAAAGGCCTTTTGATGCTATACAAAACAAAGAATGCTTATGACCATGAAAAAGCGGTTGCCAGAAAAGCGAACGATTTAGGGCTTGAGGTTTCCGAACTCGATAAAAAGCAGTTAGAACGGATTGAACCTAATGTCAAAATTAACGCAGAGGGCGCCATTCATTATGAATGTGACTGGCATACTACACCTACTCAAATTATGCCGAAAATGCTTCAGTACTTAAAAGACGTAGGGGTAGTGGTGAAAATCAATGAAGAAGTATTGAATATTGAGACGAATAATGCGATGGTGAAAAAAATTATTACTTCTAAGGGCTCATATCTAACAGACGAGCTTGTTCTTGCCGCAGGGTCTTGGAGCGGTAGAATAGCAAAACAATTAGATTTGAAACTTTCGTTACAGGGAGGAAAAGGATATCGTATCAACGTAAAAAGGAATACGGGCATAAATATGCCCGCCATATTGATGGAATCAAAAATGGCCGTTACTCCTATGGTCGGTTTTACCAGATTTGCGGGTACTATGGAGTTTTCAGGCAATAATGCTTTTATAAGAAAAGAAAGGGTGGAAGCAATTGCGGCAGGGGCCAAAAGATTTTACCCCGATTTAGAGATTACACAAGAAGAAAAAGAAAGTGCAAAAACCGGATTGCGACCTGTTTCTCCTGATGGACTTCCATATATCGGGAAATCATCAAAATTTAAGAACCTGACTTTTGCAACGGGTCATGCAATGATGGGTTGGAGTTTAGGGCCCGCCACAGGCAAATTGGTTTCTGAAGTTATCGATGAAAAGAAAACTTCAATGGATATATCCGCCTTTAATCCCAACAGAAAGTTTTAG
- a CDS encoding lactoylglutathione lyase gives MKKSVAQVSLLVNNYDEAIEFYTQKLGFKLLEDTEIGEGKRWVTVGSEDKYGCNLLLAKAVNQVQQNAVGNQSGGRVFLFLYTDRFWEDFETMKSKGVEFNEEPREEPYGTVVVFKDLYGNLWDMIQPN, from the coding sequence ATGAAAAAATCAGTTGCACAGGTCAGTTTACTCGTGAACAATTACGATGAAGCCATTGAGTTCTATACACAAAAACTAGGTTTTAAATTACTCGAAGATACCGAAATTGGTGAAGGTAAAAGGTGGGTTACTGTTGGTTCTGAAGACAAATATGGCTGCAATTTGTTACTTGCCAAGGCAGTTAATCAGGTTCAGCAAAACGCGGTGGGCAATCAGAGTGGCGGTCGCGTATTTCTATTTCTCTATACCGATCGTTTTTGGGAAGATTTCGAAACGATGAAAAGTAAAGGTGTTGAGTTTAATGAAGAACCTCGAGAAGAGCCTTATGGTACCGTTGTGGTCTTTAAAGATTTGTACGGTAACCTTTGGGATATGATTCAACCCAACTAA
- a CDS encoding RimJ/RimL family protein N-acetyltransferase encodes MIKTFTLENSFVKLSPLTLENFKELSSIASQEKLVQYSPSDIESADSLKNYVEIALEQQTNKTSIPFIIYDKTKQSFAGTTRYMNIDWRNKVLHIGSTWIGREFHGSGLNSNIKFLMLNHAFDVMDFEKVEFRIDERNLRSRKAVEKLGGILEGILRKNVYLLDGFKRNTCCYGILKEEWHLTKQKNFQNY; translated from the coding sequence ATGATAAAAACCTTCACCTTAGAAAACAGCTTCGTTAAGCTCTCTCCACTCACCTTAGAAAATTTTAAAGAGCTTTCTTCCATTGCCTCTCAAGAGAAGTTGGTTCAATATTCACCTTCAGATATTGAATCGGCCGATTCTTTAAAAAATTATGTGGAAATTGCTCTCGAGCAGCAAACGAATAAAACTAGCATTCCCTTTATCATTTATGACAAGACCAAACAAAGTTTTGCCGGAACTACGAGATACATGAATATTGATTGGCGAAATAAAGTATTGCATATCGGATCAACTTGGATCGGAAGGGAATTTCACGGGAGCGGACTAAATTCGAATATCAAATTTTTGATGTTGAACCATGCATTTGATGTGATGGACTTTGAAAAAGTTGAATTTCGCATCGACGAGCGCAACCTGCGGTCTAGAAAAGCGGTGGAAAAGTTGGGTGGTATTTTAGAAGGAATTCTTAGAAAAAACGTATATCTGCTTGATGGCTTCAAAAGAAACACATGTTGTTACGGAATTCTGAAGGAAGAATGGCACCTGACCAAACAAAAAAACTTTCAAAATTATTGA
- a CDS encoding putative esterase — MVKLNNSPSLTPHLSRDFNMNTTEKTVSYVSTNSYSTLNKLGNKTKNVWVVLHGIGYLSRYFLKYFDDLPKDENYIIAPQAPSKYYLNSKYRHVGASWLTKEETARETKNVIAYLDSVLHQERIPENCNLIIFGFSQGVSIASRWVAQKKLKCKQLVLYAGGLPNELKKCDFEFLQKNNTKVTLLVGDKDEFINVDRLKAEEEKMNELFGDSVEQIIFEGKHEVKKELINKLVE, encoded by the coding sequence TTGGTAAAATTAAACAATAGCCCATCACTAACACCCCACTTGAGCAGAGATTTTAACATGAACACAACAGAGAAAACCGTAAGTTATGTCAGTACCAATTCTTATTCTACCCTGAACAAGCTAGGCAACAAGACTAAAAATGTTTGGGTCGTTCTACATGGTATCGGTTATCTAAGCCGTTATTTTTTAAAATATTTTGATGATCTACCAAAAGACGAAAACTATATAATTGCTCCACAGGCACCGTCTAAATATTATCTCAATAGTAAATACCGCCACGTCGGGGCGAGCTGGCTAACCAAAGAAGAAACGGCAAGAGAAACTAAAAATGTAATTGCGTATCTAGATAGTGTACTGCACCAAGAACGCATACCTGAAAACTGTAACCTGATCATCTTCGGATTTTCTCAAGGGGTGTCGATCGCATCACGTTGGGTGGCACAAAAAAAACTTAAATGCAAACAATTGGTTTTATACGCCGGTGGCCTACCAAATGAATTGAAAAAATGCGATTTTGAATTTTTACAGAAGAATAATACGAAGGTAACTCTATTGGTAGGCGATAAAGATGAATTTATCAATGTCGATCGACTCAAGGCCGAAGAGGAAAAAATGAACGAATTATTCGGTGATTCTGTGGAACAGATTATTTTTGAAGGAAAGCATGAAGTAAAAAAAGAACTGATCAATAAGCTTGTAGAATGA
- a CDS encoding isochorismate synthase, which translates to MIQTDFFENIEEQLSNELPLVVYRKPKEVTLKVIFQDEDDLVSVKDFTETGFVFAPFDQEKPTLLLRPDQFFELETFDTEDYDSKHTLPFIDVDEKKEFHLRLVENGLAEIERGNFDKVVLSRCLRVPMESKPLNLFKKLLGKYENAFCYLWYHPKVGLWMGATPEILLRVENKKMTTISLAGTQKFRENENIKWEKKELKEQKFVTDYIVDALEGKVSNLTLGETESIRAGNLLHLRTKISANLNDDGLNNVLKALHPTPAVCGLPRKSSEDFILANENYAREFYTGYLGELNFKVERKRNSRRANQENQVYRSISKQSTLFVNLRCLKLLGNEVLIYVGGGITKESDPENEWDETVSKSKTMLNIL; encoded by the coding sequence ATGATTCAAACAGATTTTTTTGAAAATATAGAGGAACAACTTTCAAATGAGCTTCCTCTAGTAGTTTATCGAAAACCCAAGGAGGTAACCTTGAAAGTTATTTTTCAAGATGAAGATGATTTAGTGTCGGTTAAAGATTTTACCGAAACCGGTTTTGTATTTGCGCCCTTCGATCAAGAAAAACCCACTTTACTTCTTAGGCCCGACCAATTTTTTGAACTAGAAACTTTCGACACCGAAGATTACGATTCAAAGCACACTTTACCATTTATCGATGTTGATGAAAAAAAGGAATTTCATCTTAGATTGGTCGAAAATGGACTCGCTGAAATTGAACGAGGAAATTTTGACAAAGTGGTCTTATCAAGATGCCTACGAGTACCTATGGAATCGAAGCCTTTAAATTTGTTCAAAAAACTATTGGGAAAATATGAAAACGCCTTTTGTTATTTATGGTATCACCCAAAGGTAGGACTTTGGATGGGAGCTACCCCTGAAATTTTACTGCGGGTAGAAAACAAAAAGATGACTACAATTTCGCTGGCCGGAACCCAGAAATTTCGAGAAAACGAAAATATCAAATGGGAAAAAAAAGAATTAAAAGAACAGAAATTTGTTACCGATTATATCGTCGATGCGTTGGAGGGTAAAGTATCAAATTTGACTTTAGGTGAAACCGAATCGATTCGGGCAGGAAATCTTCTTCACTTGCGTACCAAAATATCGGCAAATTTGAACGATGATGGGTTGAACAATGTTTTAAAGGCTCTACACCCAACTCCGGCTGTTTGCGGGCTTCCCAGAAAAAGTTCTGAAGATTTTATTTTGGCAAATGAGAATTATGCCAGAGAGTTTTATACTGGGTATTTGGGCGAGCTGAATTTTAAGGTGGAGAGAAAAAGAAATTCGCGAAGGGCCAATCAAGAAAATCAAGTTTACCGAAGCATCTCTAAACAATCGACCCTATTTGTAAATCTTAGATGTCTAAAATTACTGGGTAACGAGGTTCTTATTTATGTAGGTGGCGGAATTACAAAAGAATCCGACCCAGAAAATGAGTGGGATGAGACCGTTTCTAAAAGTAAGACCATGCTTAACATTTTGTAA
- a CDS encoding 2-succinyl-5-enolpyruvyl-6-hydroxy-3-cyclohexene-1-carboxylate synthase — MKHSSIPSAQLVLQHCKAKKIKNIVISPGSRNAPLTIGFTEDPYFSCFSIVDERSAGFFALGIAQQLNEPVAVVCTSGSALLNYYPAVAEAFYSGIPLVVISADRPVYKIDVGDGQTIRQDDVFHRHIGHSANLKQDVSHSVNRVQKYMPDWLGTASINEKQDEVKTYNDSELNKALNIALQVKLPVHMNVPFEEPLYDTLTNETTTALTVEVKEESPLTVENIEGFLEEWNSSQRKMVLVGVNPPNTVEQMYLDILASDPSVIVLTETTSNIHHPHFFQSIDSILAPIEKSENRDLLFEQLKPDILLTFGGLVVSKKIKAFLREHKPLHHWHIDEIKAFNTFFCLSHHFKTNVNNFFDQFIKGITPIESKYFHFWNEKKEVYKRKRNVYFEQVTFSDLKAFKFLIESIPFEYQIQLSNSSTVRYTQLFDMHSSNRIFCNRGTSGIDGSTSTAVGAAFYDKAPTVLITGDLSFFYDSNGLWNQYIRPDFRIVVINNNGGGIFRILPGKEETDNFDRYFETSHHLSCKQISKQFGFDYSIASDEKNLKQCLKDFYMPSNSPKILEVVTPRLLNDKILLGYFDFIS; from the coding sequence ATGAAACATTCAAGCATACCCTCTGCCCAATTAGTGCTTCAGCACTGTAAGGCCAAAAAAATAAAGAATATTGTTATTTCGCCTGGTTCAAGAAATGCGCCTTTGACCATTGGTTTTACCGAAGACCCCTACTTTTCATGTTTTAGTATCGTTGATGAGCGTAGTGCAGGTTTTTTTGCTTTAGGTATTGCCCAACAGCTAAACGAACCCGTTGCTGTGGTCTGTACCTCTGGTAGTGCACTGTTGAACTACTACCCGGCGGTCGCGGAAGCCTTTTATAGTGGTATACCATTAGTGGTCATATCTGCAGACCGCCCAGTTTATAAAATAGATGTGGGCGATGGGCAAACCATACGTCAAGACGATGTTTTTCATAGGCATATCGGTCACTCGGCAAATTTAAAACAAGATGTAAGCCATTCGGTCAACCGGGTGCAGAAATATATGCCAGACTGGCTAGGTACCGCATCCATTAATGAGAAACAAGATGAGGTAAAAACCTATAATGATTCTGAACTGAACAAGGCATTGAATATTGCGCTTCAAGTGAAACTTCCCGTTCATATGAATGTACCTTTCGAAGAGCCTTTGTACGATACCTTGACAAATGAAACTACAACTGCATTGACCGTTGAGGTTAAAGAAGAAAGTCCGCTAACTGTAGAAAACATAGAAGGGTTTTTAGAAGAATGGAATTCCTCCCAAAGAAAGATGGTGCTTGTTGGGGTGAACCCTCCGAATACAGTAGAACAGATGTATTTAGATATTCTGGCTTCTGATCCTTCGGTAATAGTTTTGACCGAGACGACATCCAACATACATCACCCCCATTTTTTCCAAAGCATTGATAGTATTTTAGCACCCATTGAAAAATCAGAAAATAGGGACTTGTTATTTGAGCAATTGAAGCCAGATATTCTTCTGACATTTGGAGGCTTGGTCGTTTCAAAAAAAATCAAAGCATTTTTAAGGGAACATAAACCTTTACACCATTGGCATATTGATGAAATAAAAGCTTTTAATACCTTTTTCTGCTTGTCTCATCATTTTAAAACAAATGTCAACAATTTCTTTGATCAGTTCATAAAGGGTATAACTCCGATAGAAAGTAAGTACTTCCATTTTTGGAACGAAAAGAAGGAAGTTTATAAAAGGAAAAGGAATGTATATTTTGAACAGGTCACTTTTTCTGATTTAAAGGCGTTTAAGTTTTTGATTGAGAGTATTCCGTTTGAATATCAGATACAACTATCTAATAGTTCTACAGTTAGGTACACTCAACTTTTTGATATGCATTCTTCGAACCGTATTTTTTGCAATAGAGGAACAAGTGGTATTGATGGTAGTACCTCGACGGCGGTAGGTGCTGCTTTTTATGATAAAGCCCCAACTGTTCTGATTACGGGAGACCTAAGTTTTTTTTACGATAGTAATGGATTGTGGAACCAATATATCAGACCTGATTTTCGAATTGTAGTAATTAACAATAATGGGGGAGGCATTTTTCGAATACTACCTGGAAAGGAGGAAACTGATAATTTTGATAGGTATTTCGAAACTTCTCACCATCTATCTTGCAAACAAATAAGTAAGCAGTTCGGTTTTGATTATTCAATCGCTTCTGACGAAAAGAATTTAAAACAGTGCTTAAAAGATTTCTATATGCCGTCGAATTCTCCTAAAATACTTGAAGTAGTTACCCCGAGATTATTGAATGACAAAATTTTGCTCGGTTATTTTGATTTTATATCTTAG